A genomic stretch from Cydia amplana chromosome 1, ilCydAmpl1.1, whole genome shotgun sequence includes:
- the LOC134649044 gene encoding mesoderm induction early response protein 1 — protein sequence MTDCALVTSVSEHDASMDVGSDKSLFEPTVDMMVNDFDDERTLEEEEALAAGEQQDPKAELNSLQREGDMPLDELLALYGLDKNMDKPAPEPIPEPIPEEVEKPESELQQLYTETASPEATRCLRSGSRPPSEEEEDYDYSPDEDDWKKTIMVGSDFQAGIPEGLCSYDDALPYENEDKLLWNPTVLEENVIEDYMKKITALNCGSGVEAVPRGKQLRDDEEALFLLQQCGHNVEEALRRRRISAQTPAHASLWSEEECRNFENGLKAHGKDFHLIRQNKVRTRSVGELVQFYYIWKKTERHDIFANKARLEKKKYTLHPGHTDYMDRFLEEQEATGGTGTVRPASPSPMMVYAPSSDAQPDPLALGEKEVFSQLNHSAPPRTMSTEEQEPDHGS from the coding sequence ATGACTGATTGCGCGCTGGTGACCAGTGTAAGCGAACACGATGCCAGTATGGACGTGGGGAGCGACAAGTCTCTCTTCGAGCCTACTGTTGATATGATGGTGAATGACTTCGACGACGAGCGCACGTTGGAGGAAGAGGAAGCGTTGGCGGCAGGGGAGCAACAGGATCCTAAGGCGGAGTTGAATAGCCTGCAACGTGAAGGGGACATGCCTTTGGACGAGTTGCTAGCCTTGTACGGCTTGGACAAGAATATGGACAAGCCAGCACCCGAACCTATACCTGAGCCCATTCCTGAAGAAGTAGAGAAGCCGGAGTCTGAACTGCAGCAGCTTTACACAGAGACAGCAAGCCCTGAGGCGACAAGATGCCTGCGCTCCGGCTCCCGGCCCCCctcagaagaagaagaagactatGACTACAGCCCCGATGAAGATGATTGGAAGAAAACTATAATGGTTGGTAGTGATTTCCAAGCAGGCATTCCAGAGGGCTTGTGTAGCTATGATGATGCACTACCATATGAAAATGAGGATAAGTTGCTCTGGAACCCTACTGTCCTAGAGGAAAATGTTATTGAAGATTATATGAAGAAGATTACTGCATTAAATTGTGGCAGTGGAGTTGAAGCAGTGCCTAGAGGGAAGCAGCTGCGGGATGACGAAGAGGCCCTGTTCCTATTGCAGCAGTGTGGTCACAATGTGGAGGAGGCTCTCCGGCGGCGGCGCATCTCTGCCCAAACCCCAGCACATGCCAGCTTGTGGTCTGAAGAAGAATgccgtaattttgaaaatggcctCAAAGCTCACGGTAAAGATTTTCACCTGATAAGGCAAAACAAAGTAAGAACTCGGTCTGTTGGTGAACTGGTACAGTTCTATTATATATGGAAGAAGACAGAACGACACGATATATTTGCTAACAAAGCTAGGTTAGAGAAGAAAAAGTATACTCTTCATCCAGGGCATACAGATTATATGGACAGGTTCTTGGAGGAGCAGGAGGCTACAGGCGGAACAGGCACCGTGCGTCCAGCATCCCCATCCCCCATGATGGTTTATGCTCCATCTTCTGATGCCCAGCCTGATCCGCTAGCTTTAGGAGAAAAAGAAGTATTCTCACAGTTGAACCACTCTGCTCCTCCGAGGACCATGTCCACAGAAGAACAGGAACCAGACCATGGCTCCTAA